In Sphingomonas psychrotolerans, the following proteins share a genomic window:
- a CDS encoding iron-containing redox enzyme family protein: MATRPSDFANDAGSQFLTDSFQRGLAHWNRERLEPGFPSHDWSRIFERDIKMQRLEGAFLEELRAEVADEAAAAPTDVEGFIAWFEGLKERGPGQGDPLFPWLAEEANRDELRWFFEQEAAGEAGFDDLVAMTQVKLPVRPKLELARNYWDEMGHGTAKGMHGPMLDALVETLAVEPVIEKTVWESLSLANAMTAMATNRRYAWHSVGALGVVELTAPGRSALVAEGLKRVGLTPKEARYFTLHAVLDVKHSEDWNREAIRPAVEEDPRRATAMAEGALIRLKCGARCFEAYRARLWG, encoded by the coding sequence ATGGCTACACGTCCGAGCGATTTCGCAAATGATGCGGGTTCGCAATTTCTAACCGACAGCTTTCAACGGGGCCTCGCGCACTGGAATCGCGAGCGGCTCGAGCCCGGCTTTCCCAGCCATGACTGGAGCCGGATATTCGAACGCGACATCAAGATGCAGCGGCTCGAAGGGGCTTTCCTTGAAGAGCTTCGCGCCGAAGTGGCCGACGAGGCCGCTGCGGCGCCGACCGATGTCGAGGGCTTCATCGCGTGGTTCGAAGGGTTGAAGGAGCGCGGGCCCGGGCAGGGTGACCCGCTGTTCCCGTGGCTCGCCGAAGAAGCGAACCGCGACGAATTACGCTGGTTCTTCGAGCAGGAGGCCGCGGGCGAGGCCGGGTTCGACGATCTGGTGGCGATGACGCAGGTCAAGCTGCCGGTCCGCCCCAAGCTCGAGCTCGCGCGCAATTATTGGGACGAGATGGGCCATGGCACTGCCAAGGGCATGCACGGCCCGATGCTCGATGCGCTGGTCGAGACGCTCGCAGTCGAGCCGGTGATCGAAAAGACCGTGTGGGAGAGCCTGAGCCTTGCCAATGCGATGACTGCGATGGCGACTAACCGGCGCTATGCATGGCATTCGGTCGGCGCGCTGGGTGTGGTTGAGCTGACTGCGCCGGGGCGCTCGGCGCTGGTTGCCGAAGGGCTCAAGCGTGTCGGGCTGACGCCGAAGGAAGCCCGGTACTTCACGCTCCACGCAGTGCTCGACGTCAAGCATAGCGAGGACTGGAACCGCGAGGCGATCAGGCCCGCGGTCGAAGAGGATCCGCGCCGCGCGACGGCGATGGCCGAGGGCGCGCTGATCCGGCTCAAATGCGGCGCACGCTGTTTCGAGGCGTATCGCGCGCGACTATGGGGCTGA
- a CDS encoding bifunctional metallophosphatase/5'-nucleotidase, translated as MRGVIGMLAATLLAGCAGRVAEPGAAPATAPVSVQIIAFNDFHGNLEAGKLAVDIPGDGGVMRVPAGGAAYFASAVAKLRAGHPNSVTVSAGDMISASPLVSSMFLDEPTIHAMNLIGVDFNAVGNHEFDRGQKELLRLQNGGCEKNTKRVPCAIEPFEGAGFRYLAANVAKDDGGTLFPSYGIRSFGKGTRQVRVAFIGMTLKGTSTLVMASGVAGLNFEDEADTVNGLVPKLKAEGADAIVVLIHQGGYSKLAFDANSCEGMTGDILPVLQRLDPRVDLVVSGHTHNAYVCDYGSVDATRPLLLTSAGYGGTLLTDIRLDIDPVAGRVVAKRANNVLVQGEAFTGAKGPVPISERYARFVPEPRVAALVARYAAATKSYAERPIGRLTAPAPRTDEDMREQVLGNLIADAQLAATASPANGGAEIALMNAGSARVSLTPRADGTITFGDIYAAQPFGNTLVIKSLTGKQLRAVLEQQFDENKAGGRNLLLVSRGFGFGYDLGKPVGQRVVDPRLNGAPITDDRVYRVVVSNFLANGGDGFTTLAGGEELLTGVADLDALEAYFASGPVTPPATDRTKDLTLRN; from the coding sequence ATGCGTGGTGTGATCGGGATGCTGGCGGCGACTTTGCTGGCCGGGTGTGCGGGGCGCGTCGCCGAGCCGGGTGCTGCGCCCGCAACGGCGCCAGTCTCGGTCCAGATCATCGCGTTCAACGATTTCCATGGCAATCTGGAGGCCGGCAAGCTGGCGGTGGATATACCGGGTGACGGCGGCGTCATGCGCGTGCCCGCCGGCGGCGCCGCCTATTTCGCCTCAGCGGTGGCCAAGCTGCGCGCGGGGCATCCGAATAGCGTAACCGTCTCGGCAGGCGACATGATCAGCGCAAGTCCGCTGGTCTCGTCGATGTTCCTCGACGAGCCGACGATCCACGCGATGAACCTGATCGGAGTTGATTTCAACGCCGTCGGCAATCACGAATTCGATCGCGGCCAGAAGGAACTACTCCGTCTCCAGAACGGCGGCTGCGAGAAGAACACCAAGCGCGTGCCCTGCGCGATCGAGCCGTTCGAGGGCGCGGGGTTCCGGTATCTCGCCGCCAATGTCGCCAAGGATGACGGCGGCACGCTGTTCCCCAGCTATGGCATCCGCAGCTTCGGTAAGGGCACGCGGCAGGTTCGCGTGGCGTTCATCGGCATGACGCTGAAGGGCACATCGACCTTGGTGATGGCGAGCGGCGTCGCGGGGCTGAACTTCGAGGACGAGGCGGATACCGTCAATGGGCTGGTACCCAAGCTCAAGGCCGAAGGCGCCGACGCGATCGTCGTGCTGATCCATCAGGGCGGCTACAGCAAGCTGGCCTTCGACGCGAACAGCTGTGAGGGCATGACCGGCGACATCTTGCCCGTCTTGCAGCGGCTCGATCCGCGCGTCGATCTCGTCGTCTCCGGCCATACCCACAACGCCTATGTCTGCGACTATGGCAGCGTGGATGCGACCCGGCCGCTGCTGCTGACCAGCGCGGGATATGGCGGGACTTTGCTGACCGACATCCGCCTCGATATCGATCCGGTGGCGGGCCGCGTCGTGGCGAAGCGCGCCAACAATGTGCTCGTCCAGGGCGAGGCGTTCACCGGCGCCAAAGGACCGGTGCCGATCAGCGAGCGCTATGCGCGATTCGTCCCCGAGCCGCGGGTGGCGGCTTTGGTCGCGCGCTATGCGGCGGCGACGAAAAGCTATGCCGAGCGGCCGATCGGCCGGCTGACCGCGCCGGCGCCGCGCACCGACGAGGACATGCGCGAACAAGTGCTCGGCAATCTGATCGCCGACGCCCAGCTCGCCGCGACGGCGTCGCCCGCAAATGGCGGCGCCGAGATCGCGCTGATGAACGCGGGCAGTGCCCGCGTATCGCTCACCCCGCGTGCCGACGGGACGATCACGTTCGGCGACATCTATGCCGCGCAGCCCTTCGGCAACACGCTCGTGATCAAGAGCCTGACCGGCAAACAATTGCGCGCGGTGCTCGAGCAGCAATTCGACGAAAACAAAGCGGGCGGGCGCAATTTGCTGTTGGTCTCACGCGGCTTCGGCTTCGGCTATGACCTTGGCAAGCCGGTGGGGCAGCGGGTGGTGGATCCGCGGCTGAACGGCGCGCCAATCACGGACGATCGCGTCTATCGGGTGGTGGTCAGCAACTTCCTCGCCAATGGCGGCGACGGTTTCACCACGCTGGCCGGGGGCGAGGAATTGCTGACCGGGGTGGCCGATCTCGACGCGCTCGAGGCGTATTTTGCGAGCGGGCCGGTGACGCCTCCGGCCACCGATCGCACCAAGGACCTGACACTGCGCAATTAG
- a CDS encoding cystathionine gamma-synthase family protein, with the protein MTDETEAELTGATARRRPKASVDKIGGRELKPSTMMMGHGYDPVLSEGSLKPPIFLTSTFVFPNAAAGKRHFEGVTGKRPGGADGLVYSRFNGPNQEILEDRLGIWEGAEDALAFSSGMSAIATLFLSMVKPGDTIVHSGPLYAATETLIARILGRFGVHWLDFPAGATRPEIDAVLNRAASGNVALIYLESPANPTNALVDVEAVAASRDAIFKGAKPPIAIDNTFLGPLWAQPLKQGADIVVYSLTKYAGGHSDLVAGGVLGSKEHINTIRLMRNTIGTICDPHTAWMLLRSLETLELRMSRAGENAVKVCEFLRTHPKVEHVGYLGFLEEGSRQADIYNRHCTGAGSTFSLYLKGGEKEAFAFLDSLKIAKLAVSLGGTETLASHPAGMTHLSVPEARKQALGITDNLVRISIGVEDADDLIADFEEALQAV; encoded by the coding sequence ATGACCGACGAAACCGAAGCCGAGCTGACCGGCGCCACCGCGCGGCGTCGTCCCAAGGCCAGCGTCGACAAGATCGGCGGGCGCGAGCTCAAGCCGTCGACGATGATGATGGGCCATGGCTATGATCCGGTGCTGTCGGAAGGGTCGCTCAAGCCGCCGATCTTCCTGACCTCGACCTTCGTCTTTCCCAACGCCGCGGCGGGCAAGCGCCACTTCGAGGGCGTCACGGGCAAGCGGCCCGGCGGCGCGGACGGCCTCGTCTATTCGCGCTTCAACGGTCCCAATCAGGAAATCCTCGAAGATCGCCTCGGCATCTGGGAAGGCGCCGAGGACGCGCTCGCTTTCTCTTCGGGCATGTCGGCGATCGCCACCCTGTTCCTGTCGATGGTCAAGCCGGGCGACACGATCGTCCATTCGGGCCCGCTCTACGCCGCGACCGAGACGCTGATCGCGCGCATCCTCGGCCGCTTCGGCGTGCACTGGCTCGATTTCCCCGCCGGCGCGACGCGCCCGGAAATCGACGCGGTGCTGAACCGGGCCGCGAGCGGCAACGTCGCCTTGATCTATCTCGAATCGCCGGCCAACCCGACCAATGCATTGGTCGATGTCGAGGCCGTCGCGGCGAGCCGCGACGCGATCTTCAAAGGCGCCAAGCCGCCGATCGCGATCGACAATACCTTTCTCGGCCCGCTGTGGGCGCAGCCGCTCAAGCAGGGCGCCGACATCGTCGTCTATTCGCTCACCAAATATGCCGGCGGCCATTCGGATCTGGTCGCAGGCGGCGTGCTCGGCTCGAAGGAGCACATCAACACGATCCGGCTGATGCGCAACACGATCGGCACGATCTGCGATCCCCACACCGCGTGGATGCTGCTGCGCAGCCTCGAAACGCTCGAACTGCGCATGAGCCGTGCGGGCGAGAATGCGGTCAAGGTCTGCGAATTCCTTCGCACCCATCCCAAGGTGGAGCATGTCGGCTATCTCGGCTTCCTCGAAGAGGGCAGCCGCCAGGCCGACATCTACAACCGCCATTGCACCGGCGCCGGCTCGACCTTCTCGCTCTATCTGAAGGGCGGCGAGAAGGAGGCGTTCGCGTTCCTCGACAGCCTCAAGATCGCCAAGCTCGCGGTCAGTCTGGGCGGCACCGAGACGCTGGCCAGCCACCCTGCGGGCATGACCCATCTGTCGGTACCCGAAGCGCGCAAGCAGGCGTTGGGGATCACCGACAACCTCGTCCGCATCTCGATCGGAGTCGAGGACGCCGACGATCTGATCGCCGACTTCGAAGAGGCGCTGCAGGCGGTCTAA
- the pgeF gene encoding peptidoglycan editing factor PgeF: MSHVEVIRARALDGVAHGFLGRRGGVSTGMLAGLNVGTGSADDPALIAENRRRASEAVLPGGRLVTLFQVHSPDAVAVIEPYEERLRPRADALVTDRPGLALGILTADCAPVLLADTQAGVVGAAHAGWKGAIGGVTDSTIALMETLGARRERIAAAVGPCIARASYEVDDGFFRRFAEADPANERFFADGKSGHHQFDLEAYVAHRLAAAGIRTVEVLGLDTYYDENRFYSFRRATHRGEPDYGRQIAIIGIN; this comes from the coding sequence GTGAGCCATGTCGAAGTGATCCGCGCCCGCGCGCTGGACGGCGTAGCGCACGGCTTTCTTGGGCGGCGCGGCGGCGTCTCGACCGGCATGCTCGCCGGACTCAACGTCGGTACCGGCTCGGCCGATGATCCGGCGCTGATCGCCGAAAATCGCCGCCGCGCCAGCGAGGCGGTGCTCCCCGGCGGCCGCCTCGTCACGCTCTTCCAGGTGCATTCGCCCGACGCCGTCGCCGTGATCGAGCCGTATGAGGAGCGGCTGCGCCCGCGCGCCGACGCCCTGGTCACTGACCGGCCGGGGCTGGCGCTCGGCATTCTAACCGCCGATTGCGCGCCCGTGCTGCTCGCCGACACGCAAGCGGGAGTCGTCGGCGCCGCGCATGCCGGGTGGAAAGGCGCGATCGGCGGCGTCACCGATTCGACGATCGCGCTGATGGAAACGCTCGGAGCGAGGCGCGAGCGCATCGCCGCCGCAGTCGGCCCGTGCATCGCCCGCGCCAGCTATGAAGTCGACGATGGCTTTTTCCGCCGCTTCGCCGAAGCCGATCCGGCCAACGAACGCTTCTTCGCCGACGGCAAGTCCGGGCACCACCAGTTCGATCTCGAAGCCTATGTCGCGCATCGCCTCGCCGCAGCGGGAATCCGCACCGTCGAAGTGCTCGGCCTCGACACTTATTACGACGAAAACCGTTTCTACAGCTTCCGCCGCGCGACGCATCGCGGCGAGCCCGATTACGGCCGCCAGATCGCGATAATTGGTATCAATTGA
- a CDS encoding GNAT family N-acetyltransferase has translation MIRYRDATPADLPEIDALYRESFVATFGHLYRSADLAAFLGQFTPAAWAHEFAKSGNAFRVAEDDDGLLGYCHLGPVTLPIEPDASAIELHQLYLAERGKGSGAAQALMDWAIATARARGAARIVLSVYVDNHRAQRFYARYGFREIGKNAFRVGDHVDDDRIWSMDL, from the coding sequence ATGATCCGCTATCGCGACGCCACCCCCGCCGACCTCCCCGAGATCGACGCGCTGTACCGCGAAAGCTTCGTCGCGACGTTCGGCCATCTCTATCGCTCCGCCGATCTCGCCGCCTTTCTCGGCCAATTCACGCCCGCCGCATGGGCGCACGAGTTCGCGAAATCCGGCAATGCCTTTCGGGTTGCCGAGGACGATGACGGCCTGCTCGGCTATTGCCACCTGGGCCCTGTCACGCTGCCGATCGAGCCCGACGCTTCCGCGATCGAATTGCACCAGCTCTATCTCGCCGAGCGCGGCAAGGGCAGCGGCGCGGCGCAGGCGCTGATGGACTGGGCGATCGCCACCGCCCGCGCGCGGGGCGCCGCGCGGATCGTCCTCAGCGTCTATGTCGACAATCATCGTGCCCAGCGCTTTTACGCGCGCTACGGCTTTCGCGAGATCGGCAAGAATGCATTCCGTGTCGGCGATCATGTCGATGACGACCGCATCTGGAGCATGGATCTGTGA
- a CDS encoding class I SAM-dependent methyltransferase, translating to MTNPDHPLAASSAERIENAAAPLLAERLSRAITLAGPIPLSQYMGAANTHYYATRDPLGSRGDFTTAPEISQMFGELIGLWLADLWDRAGRPAARYVELGPGRGTLAADALRAMARAGLAPPVDLVENSPTLRAAQAERVPGAEWHLDLVGLPEDAPLLVVANEFFDALPIRQLVATGEGWRERLVACQDTLFLPVVGDRSFDMIIPRDLLHADPGSILETSPASVAILRNLAARLLTQGGAALIIDYGYEGPAIGDTLQAVRGHAYANPFEHPGEADLTAHVDFATLKEAAELEGLIVHGPVTQGAFLKALGIEPRAEALTRASPDRAEALAMDRDRLIDPEQMGELFKVIALTAPGWPVPAGFE from the coding sequence GTGACCAATCCCGATCATCCCCTCGCAGCTTCGTCCGCCGAGCGCATCGAAAACGCCGCCGCGCCGCTGCTCGCCGAACGCCTGTCCCGCGCGATCACCCTCGCCGGGCCGATCCCGCTCTCGCAATATATGGGCGCGGCCAATACGCATTATTATGCGACGCGCGATCCGCTGGGCAGCCGCGGCGACTTCACCACCGCGCCCGAGATCAGCCAGATGTTCGGCGAGCTGATCGGGCTGTGGCTCGCCGATCTCTGGGATCGCGCTGGGCGGCCGGCCGCGCGCTATGTCGAACTCGGGCCGGGACGCGGCACGCTTGCCGCCGATGCGCTCCGCGCCATGGCCAGGGCGGGTCTCGCACCGCCGGTCGACCTCGTCGAGAACAGCCCCACGCTCCGCGCCGCACAGGCCGAGCGCGTGCCGGGCGCCGAATGGCATCTCGATCTGGTCGGACTGCCGGAAGACGCGCCGCTGCTCGTCGTCGCCAACGAATTCTTCGACGCGCTGCCGATCCGCCAGCTGGTCGCCACCGGAGAGGGCTGGCGCGAGCGGCTCGTCGCCTGCCAGGACACTTTGTTCCTGCCGGTCGTCGGCGACCGCAGCTTCGACATGATCATCCCGCGCGACTTGCTCCACGCCGATCCGGGATCGATCCTCGAGACCTCGCCCGCCAGCGTCGCCATCCTGCGCAACCTTGCCGCACGATTGCTCACGCAGGGCGGCGCGGCGCTGATCATCGACTATGGCTATGAAGGTCCGGCGATCGGCGACACGCTCCAGGCAGTGCGCGGCCATGCCTATGCCAATCCGTTCGAACATCCCGGCGAGGCCGACCTCACTGCGCATGTCGATTTCGCCACGCTCAAGGAAGCCGCCGAACTCGAGGGACTGATCGTCCATGGCCCGGTCACGCAGGGCGCGTTCCTCAAGGCGCTCGGGATCGAGCCCCGCGCCGAAGCGCTCACCAGGGCATCGCCCGATCGCGCCGAGGCGCTCGCCATGGATCGCGACCGGCTGATCGACCCGGAGCAGATGGGCGAATTGTTCAAGGTCATCGCGCTCACCGCCCCGGGCTGGCCGGTGCCGGCGGGGTTCGAATGA
- the lgt gene encoding prolipoprotein diacylglyceryl transferase, whose translation MLLHLLAAASDHIQFKDLGLSPVAVNLGFFQIKWYSLAYIAGILIGWWYLLKLLAQPGAPMARRHADDLVFYATLGIILGGRLGYVLFYAPNMIVEAPSQIIRLWDGGMSFHGGVIGTTVAILLLARRQGLSWLRIHDYVACVAPFGLFFGRLANFVNGELWGKPADLPWSVVFRNTVETGLPEPARHPSQLYEAGLEGVLLFVVLWFFFWRTDSRYQPGKLVGIFVLGYGLCRFFVEFFREPDAQLVWLVDATGLHMGQWLCIPMIVGGIYLIATAKGRRQRVEPIAGSESVA comes from the coding sequence GTGCTGCTCCACCTTCTCGCCGCCGCCAGCGATCATATCCAGTTCAAGGATCTCGGGCTGAGCCCGGTCGCGGTCAATCTCGGCTTCTTCCAGATCAAATGGTATTCGCTGGCCTATATCGCCGGCATCCTGATCGGCTGGTGGTATCTGCTCAAGCTGCTCGCCCAGCCCGGCGCCCCGATGGCGCGACGCCACGCCGACGATCTGGTCTTCTATGCGACGCTCGGCATCATCCTCGGCGGCCGGCTCGGTTATGTCCTGTTCTACGCGCCCAACATGATCGTCGAAGCGCCGTCGCAGATCATCCGGCTGTGGGATGGCGGCATGTCGTTCCATGGCGGGGTGATCGGCACGACCGTCGCGATCCTCCTGCTCGCGCGGCGCCAGGGGCTGAGCTGGCTGCGAATCCACGATTATGTCGCCTGCGTCGCGCCGTTCGGTCTGTTCTTCGGCCGCCTCGCCAATTTCGTGAACGGCGAATTGTGGGGCAAGCCGGCGGACCTCCCCTGGTCGGTCGTCTTCCGCAATACCGTCGAGACCGGCCTGCCCGAACCCGCCCGTCACCCCAGCCAGCTCTACGAAGCGGGGCTCGAGGGCGTGCTGCTCTTCGTAGTGCTCTGGTTCTTCTTCTGGCGGACCGATTCGCGCTATCAGCCCGGCAAGCTCGTCGGCATCTTCGTGCTCGGCTATGGCCTGTGCCGCTTCTTCGTCGAGTTCTTCCGTGAGCCCGACGCACAGCTCGTCTGGCTGGTCGACGCCACCGGGCTGCACATGGGCCAGTGGCTGTGCATTCCGATGATCGTGGGGGGCATCTATCTGATCGCCACCGCCAAGGGCCGCCGCCAGCGCGTCGAGCCGATCGCCGGATCCGAAAGCGTCGCCTGA
- a CDS encoding xanthine dehydrogenase family protein molybdopterin-binding subunit, translating into MARDPSARIRLDRRTLLIGGGAGIGLVVAWAAWPRTWLPNLTAAPGESLFGAWLKIGSDGHVSVAVPQCEEGQGVYTAFPQIIADELGADWKMVGVEPAPLNPLYANQLAAEELFEAALGELPDALRASYVRRTGLLLTGASTSVRNFEGELRRAGAAARALLCKAAAKRWGVDWQACGTFNHLVFQGNHKLGFGALAAEAAEQSLPDTVPPRVGDEARLYGQPLPRLDAPPKVDGSALFAADIRLADMVYASIRQGPVGETGLARIDRAAADKIPGMLAVVTTDDWVATVANNSWAADRALDSMRPRFRTPEPVVNSDSIEQALSAAFDGAGSRIAAAGDLAAQFRGAQLVAAEYRVGLALHASLEPMTATAVFRDGRVTLWLPTQAPGLARAAAARAAGVAENDVILHPTMAGGSFGAKLETDVAAQAALLAVKIGRPVQLTWPRGEDFRRDRFRPAAAGRMSARLDPQRRLTGWLAKIAAPASGRELAQRLLHGDALPAAALALGGGDASAVAGAVPPYTIPNFAVDYHPATIGVPTGYWRSGAHSYTCFFTESFLDELAHVAGQDALSFRMAMLGQQPRLARCLQVVAQLGGWQGGQPGSGQGIACHSFRGSHIAVLAEAQLTSDRRVKVERLVAAVDCGRMVNPDLVMQQIEGGLLFGLAGAVGCSTGFTENVADVREISELRLPTLADCPDITVELIRSGAEPGGASELAVPPVAPAIANALQAATGVRFRRLPLLSDIE; encoded by the coding sequence ATGGCCCGGGACCCCAGCGCGCGCATCAGGCTCGATCGGCGGACGCTGCTGATCGGCGGCGGCGCCGGCATCGGGCTGGTCGTGGCGTGGGCGGCATGGCCGCGCACCTGGCTTCCCAATTTGACCGCGGCGCCCGGCGAAAGTCTGTTCGGCGCGTGGCTCAAGATCGGCAGCGACGGGCATGTTTCGGTCGCGGTGCCGCAATGCGAGGAAGGGCAGGGAGTCTATACCGCCTTCCCGCAGATCATCGCCGACGAGCTCGGTGCCGACTGGAAGATGGTTGGAGTCGAGCCCGCGCCACTCAATCCGCTTTATGCCAACCAACTGGCGGCGGAAGAATTGTTCGAGGCGGCGCTGGGCGAGCTCCCCGACGCGCTCCGTGCGAGCTATGTCCGGCGAACCGGGCTGTTGCTGACCGGCGCCTCGACGTCGGTGCGCAATTTCGAAGGCGAGCTGCGCCGCGCCGGCGCGGCCGCGCGCGCATTGCTGTGCAAGGCGGCGGCGAAGCGCTGGGGCGTCGACTGGCAGGCGTGCGGGACGTTCAACCACCTTGTCTTCCAGGGCAATCATAAGCTCGGCTTCGGCGCGCTCGCGGCCGAGGCGGCGGAGCAGAGCCTTCCCGACACCGTGCCGCCGCGCGTGGGCGACGAGGCGCGGCTCTATGGCCAGCCGCTGCCGCGGCTCGATGCGCCGCCCAAGGTCGACGGCAGCGCCTTGTTCGCGGCCGATATCCGGCTGGCCGACATGGTCTATGCCTCGATCCGGCAGGGGCCGGTGGGCGAGACCGGGCTGGCGCGCATCGACCGTGCCGCCGCCGACAAGATTCCCGGCATGCTCGCGGTCGTCACCACCGACGACTGGGTGGCCACCGTCGCGAACAATAGTTGGGCGGCCGATCGTGCGCTCGATTCGATGCGGCCGCGCTTCCGCACCCCCGAGCCAGTGGTCAACAGCGACTCGATCGAGCAGGCGTTGAGCGCGGCGTTCGACGGCGCGGGATCGCGCATCGCCGCGGCGGGCGATCTCGCAGCGCAGTTCCGCGGCGCGCAGCTGGTCGCGGCCGAATATCGCGTCGGGCTGGCGCTTCATGCCTCGCTCGAGCCGATGACTGCCACGGCGGTGTTTCGCGACGGGCGGGTGACCTTGTGGCTGCCGACCCAGGCGCCCGGGCTCGCGCGCGCTGCCGCGGCGCGCGCGGCGGGGGTCGCCGAGAACGACGTGATCCTCCACCCGACCATGGCCGGGGGCTCGTTCGGCGCGAAGCTCGAAACCGACGTCGCGGCGCAGGCGGCGTTGCTGGCAGTGAAGATCGGTCGGCCGGTCCAGCTGACCTGGCCGCGCGGCGAGGATTTCCGGCGCGATCGCTTCCGTCCCGCCGCGGCGGGACGGATGAGTGCACGGCTCGACCCGCAGCGCCGGCTGACCGGCTGGCTCGCCAAGATCGCCGCGCCGGCGAGCGGACGCGAGCTTGCACAACGCTTGCTTCACGGCGATGCGCTGCCGGCCGCGGCGCTGGCGCTGGGCGGGGGCGATGCGAGCGCAGTGGCGGGTGCGGTGCCGCCTTATACGATCCCCAATTTCGCAGTTGACTACCATCCCGCGACGATCGGCGTGCCGACCGGCTATTGGCGCTCGGGCGCGCATAGCTACACCTGCTTCTTCACCGAGAGCTTCCTCGACGAACTCGCGCACGTCGCCGGGCAGGACGCCTTGTCGTTCCGAATGGCGATGCTGGGCCAGCAGCCGCGGCTTGCGCGCTGCCTGCAAGTCGTGGCGCAATTGGGCGGCTGGCAGGGCGGCCAGCCGGGGAGCGGGCAGGGGATCGCCTGCCACAGCTTCCGCGGATCGCACATCGCGGTGCTCGCCGAGGCACAGTTGACCAGCGATCGGCGAGTCAAGGTCGAGCGGCTGGTCGCCGCAGTCGATTGCGGACGGATGGTGAATCCCGATCTGGTGATGCAGCAGATCGAGGGCGGATTGTTGTTCGGGCTCGCGGGCGCGGTGGGTTGCTCGACCGGGTTCACCGAGAATGTCGCCGACGTTCGCGAGATTTCCGAGCTGCGCCTGCCGACGCTCGCCGACTGCCCCGACATCACCGTCGAGCTGATCCGCAGCGGCGCCGAGCCGGGTGGGGCGAGCGAGCTGGCGGTGCCGCCGGTCGCCCCGGCGATCGCCAATGCGTTGCAGGCTGCTACAGGCGTGCGCTTCCGCCGCCTGCCTCTGTTATCGGACATCGAATGA
- the hemH gene encoding ferrochelatase, translated as MTPPGDHPTIPTRKVGLLLVNLGTPDAAEAGAVRRYLAEFLSDPRVIEIPRFVWKPILHGIILRTRPAKSAHAYKQVWREDGSPLAAITREQAAALQGAFGPDVIVDYAMRYGRPALGDRLRALKAAGCERILIAPLYPQYCAATTATANDAAFAALAQMRWQPALRTLPPYHDDPAYIDALKTSVEASLAALDFEPQAILASFHGMPQRTLELGDPYHCHCQKTARLLSEALGRELTITFQSRFGRAKWLEPATDTVLAGLPAKGITRIALVAPGFSADCVETLEELSIRGRETFVAAGGTDFAALPCLNASHVGVAMLKKILARELAGWADAA; from the coding sequence ATGACTCCCCCCGGCGACCATCCGACGATCCCGACCCGCAAGGTCGGATTGCTCCTCGTCAACCTTGGCACGCCCGATGCGGCGGAGGCGGGCGCGGTGCGGCGCTATCTGGCCGAATTCCTGTCCGATCCGCGCGTGATCGAGATTCCGCGCTTCGTGTGGAAGCCGATCCTGCACGGCATCATCCTGCGCACCCGGCCTGCGAAGTCCGCACATGCCTATAAGCAGGTCTGGCGCGAGGACGGATCCCCGCTCGCCGCGATCACCCGCGAGCAGGCGGCGGCGCTGCAGGGTGCGTTCGGGCCGGACGTGATCGTCGATTATGCGATGCGTTATGGGCGCCCGGCGCTCGGCGACCGGCTGCGCGCGCTCAAGGCGGCGGGGTGCGAGCGCATCCTGATCGCGCCGCTCTACCCGCAATATTGCGCGGCGACGACCGCGACCGCCAACGACGCGGCATTTGCGGCGCTGGCGCAGATGCGCTGGCAGCCGGCACTGCGCACCCTGCCGCCGTATCATGACGATCCGGCTTATATCGATGCGCTGAAGACCTCGGTGGAGGCGTCGCTGGCCGCGCTTGATTTCGAGCCACAGGCGATTCTCGCCAGCTTCCACGGCATGCCGCAGCGGACGCTGGAGCTCGGCGACCCCTATCACTGCCACTGCCAGAAGACCGCGCGGCTGCTGAGCGAGGCTCTGGGGCGGGAGCTGACGATCACTTTCCAGTCGCGGTTCGGCCGCGCCAAATGGCTCGAGCCGGCGACTGATACGGTGTTGGCGGGGCTTCCGGCGAAGGGCATCACCCGGATCGCACTCGTCGCCCCGGGCTTCTCGGCGGACTGCGTCGAGACGCTCGAGGAGCTTTCGATCCGCGGCCGCGAGACCTTTGTCGCCGCCGGCGGCACCGATTTCGCGGCTTTGCCTTGTCTCAATGCAAGCCATGTCGGCGTGGCGATGCTCAAGAAGATATTGGCGCGGGAACTTGCGGGCTGGGCAGACGCTGCCTAG